A genomic region of Venturia canescens isolate UGA chromosome 9, ASM1945775v1, whole genome shotgun sequence contains the following coding sequences:
- the LOC122415510 gene encoding uncharacterized protein, whose translation MDDVPDWLNPEFVLKVLKKAENDKSIEIKEMAMNPATAKGDNYTSQMVRISLEYSGTKDGQKYDEKKTIIVKIAPYTEGVHKDLVEKVGLFDTEIKMMETTLKKMNELTKKLGHRLSADVLYTQIGDPSLLVIEDLSPYGFRMADRLAGLDLQHCILALRGLGRFHASSIAVYEKDFKNGTVPYNKGMFNRKHPDEMKRFFTLGMRALGTEILNWSELGPARVEYSEKLLKLADHSYDKAADTMILKEDEFNVINHGDFWVNNMLFRYNDENKVLDHMFVDFQMCSYTSPAIDLLYFLNTSISPDVDLNHRDTILKEYLNTLKESMSKFGCETRPPTMADLKKSLSEREFYGILSACTISPVVLVEKSEAKSLDEIMLPDGGYDNPGYRSPLFRQIMVKKIPEWASRNLFD comes from the exons ATGGATGACGTTCCTGACTGGCTGAACCCAGAATTCGTACTGAAGGTGCTTAAAAAAGCAGAAAATGACAAATCTATCGAGATCAAAGAAATGGCGATGAACCCAGCGACAGCCAAAGGCGACAATTACACTAGTCAAATGGTTCGAATTAGCTTGGAATATTCCGGTACCAAAGATGGTCAGAAATACgacgaaaagaaaacgatTATCGTGAAAATAGCTCCGTACACCGAAGGTGTTCACAAAGATCTG GTTGAGAAGGTCGGATTATTCGatactgaaataaaaatgatggagacgacgttaaaaaaaatgaacgagttGACAAAAAAACTGGGACACCGTTTGAGCGCCGATGTCCTGTACACCCAGATCGGTGATCCCTCGCTACTCGTTATTGAAGATTTGTCTCCGTACGGCTTCCGTATGGCTGATCGATTGGCTGGACTCGATCTCCAGCATTGCATACTCGCTCTCAGGGGACTCGGACGATTTCATGCAAGTTCTATAGCGGTTTATGAAAAG GATTTCAAGAACGGAACGGTGCCCTACAACAAGGGCATGTTCAACAGGAAACACCCCGATGAAATGAAGCGGTTTTTCACCCTAGGAATGAGGGCTCTGGGGACTGAAATACTCAATTGGTCGGAACTAGGACCTGC tAGGGTGGAATACTCggaaaaactattgaaattaGCGGACCATTCTTACGACAAAGCAGCGGATACAATGATCCTAAAAGAGGATGAATTCAACGTCATAAACCATGGTGACTTCTGGGTCAATAACATGTTGTTCCGATACAACGACGAGAACAAAGTGCTCGATCATATGTTC GTTGATTTCCAAATGTGTTCATACACGTCGCCTGCAATCGACTTGCTTTACTTCCTGAACACGAGTATCAGCCCCGACGTGGACCTGAATCATCGTGACACCATTCTTAAGGAGTATTTGAATACTCTGAAGGAATCGATGTCAAAGTTCGGCTGTGAAACGAGACCACCAACGATGGCAGACTTGAAAAAATCTCTGTCGGAAAGAGAGTTTTATGGGATTCTTTCAGCGTGTACGATCTCGCCAGTTGTGCTTGTTGAAAAAAGCGAAGCCAAAAGTCTTGACGAGATAATGCTTCCGGACGGCGGTTATGATAATCCGGGTTACCGATCACCATTGTTTCGTCAAAtcatggtgaaaaaaataccTGAATGGGCTTCCCGGAATCTCTTCGATTGA